In Luteitalea sp. TBR-22, one genomic interval encodes:
- a CDS encoding PAS domain-containing sensor histidine kinase, whose translation MTAPRDPLAGGDPALAWLTSALRSAPTGFALVDIDFRFLFVNQQLAAFNGVSVEAHLGRTVADVLPMVWPHVEAIYRHVAAAGESVTRLVLATETRSQPGTPRDWLLTVWPVTDEGRVTALGVELQEVTAQVAAERELQRSEERFRTLVNATSQLVWVSDEHGRGRQVTSSPEFHDLAEAQASGEGWLDLVHPDDRPAVLEVWQQALSNRQSFVIPFRLRRRDDTWAFVTSRATPVTHRDGTLEWVGTVADESERRRWETAVEQVQRLEAVGRLAGGVAHDFNNLLTIINGYTSLLALQLPADDERSFWLAQVAEAGERAAQLTEQLLAFSRRQPRAPEVLDLNERVRSLERLLLPLLGADVSAKVELAAGPMWVMADRRQIDQVLLNLCVNARDAMPGGGVLGVATRPGPAADEVEVVVTDTGTGIPPDVMPHIFEPFFTTKEPGKGTGLGLSMVFGIVKQNGGRIAVDSEPGRGASFRITLPAATSTDPSRNQAGS comes from the coding sequence TTGACGGCCCCGCGCGATCCCCTGGCAGGGGGCGACCCGGCGCTCGCGTGGCTGACGAGTGCCTTGCGCAGCGCTCCGACGGGCTTCGCACTGGTCGACATCGACTTCCGCTTCCTGTTCGTCAACCAGCAACTCGCGGCGTTCAACGGCGTGTCCGTGGAGGCACACCTCGGCCGGACCGTCGCGGACGTGCTGCCGATGGTCTGGCCCCACGTCGAGGCGATCTACCGGCACGTGGCTGCCGCCGGGGAGTCCGTGACGCGACTCGTGCTCGCCACCGAGACGCGCTCGCAGCCTGGCACGCCCAGGGACTGGCTCCTCACCGTATGGCCGGTGACAGATGAGGGGCGCGTGACGGCGCTCGGTGTGGAGTTGCAGGAAGTCACGGCACAGGTCGCCGCCGAGCGGGAGCTCCAGCGCAGCGAGGAGCGGTTCCGCACGCTCGTCAACGCGACGTCCCAACTGGTGTGGGTCTCCGACGAGCACGGGCGCGGCCGTCAGGTGACATCGTCGCCGGAATTCCACGACCTCGCGGAGGCGCAGGCGTCCGGGGAGGGCTGGCTGGACCTCGTGCATCCCGACGACCGCCCAGCCGTGCTGGAGGTGTGGCAGCAAGCGCTCAGCAATCGCCAGTCGTTCGTCATCCCGTTTCGCCTGCGTCGCCGTGACGACACGTGGGCGTTCGTGACCTCGCGAGCGACACCGGTGACGCACCGTGATGGCACGCTGGAATGGGTGGGCACAGTGGCCGACGAGAGCGAGCGTCGTCGGTGGGAGACCGCCGTGGAGCAGGTCCAGCGCCTGGAGGCTGTTGGCCGGCTCGCGGGAGGCGTGGCGCATGACTTCAACAACCTGCTCACGATCATCAACGGGTACACCTCCCTGCTGGCGCTGCAACTGCCTGCCGACGACGAGCGGTCGTTCTGGCTGGCGCAGGTGGCGGAGGCGGGAGAGCGTGCGGCCCAACTGACGGAGCAACTGCTGGCGTTCAGCCGGCGTCAGCCACGGGCGCCCGAGGTCCTCGACCTGAACGAGCGGGTGCGGTCACTCGAGCGTCTACTCCTGCCCCTGCTCGGCGCCGACGTCTCCGCCAAGGTCGAACTCGCCGCAGGGCCGATGTGGGTCATGGCCGACCGTCGGCAGATCGACCAGGTGCTCCTCAACCTGTGCGTGAATGCCCGCGACGCGATGCCCGGGGGCGGCGTGCTCGGCGTGGCGACACGGCCGGGACCGGCCGCGGACGAGGTCGAGGTCGTCGTCACCGATACGGGCACCGGCATCCCGCCCGACGTGATGCCGCACATCTTCGAGCCGTTCTTCACCACCAAGGAGCCGGGGAAAGGTACGGGGCTCGGTCTTTCGATGGTGTTCGGGATCGTCAAGCAGAACGGCGGACGGATTGCGGTGGACAGCGAGCCCGGACGCGGTGCCTCGTTCCGCATCACGCTGCCCGCGGCAACGTCGACGGACCCGTCCCGCAACCAGGCCGGTTCGTAG
- a CDS encoding ATP-binding protein, whose protein sequence is MQTTRTQRWLRIYVGSVIAAGLALLATAIPTVGERPYAFAGLLALAAALSALKIHVPLARGWATMSTSFAALFVAMLTVGFGPALVIAAVSGWVQSAFHSKTRSPVWRHMFNSAMLVLSVGAAGSTFLLLGGHLGQLDQALDIGPLIGATAAYFLTNSLIVSTAVAVSTGQGLWRCWHDNFLWTAPGYFLTAAVVSLATLVTKYQRWDLVLFVLIPVGFIYHSYKVYFGRLHEEQKRVQAMADLEASAREDLAAEKERLAVTLRSIGDAVITTDLQGRVTMLNVVAEQLTGRTQDKAVGKAIDDVLCLWDPEGTTVQEVPVSRILETGRMPDSETNASLIAPDGARLSVNLTGAPMSDGEGQKVGVVLVVRDVTESVRLTQERVRASKLESLGVLAGGIAHDFNNVLTAVVGNIALARSDETLSRETATWLEEAERACLRARTLTHQLLTFSRGGDPVKRPMHIGPLVDATVRFAVSGSNVRCSVEVAPDLWAVEADEGQIEQVVHNIVLNAKQAMPRGGQVHVSCSNARLAPMPEVPGAPRQFVRITVRDHGVGIPAEHLERIFDPYFTTKPSGTGLGLAVSHAVIKNHGGLLQAESTIGSGTSFHILLPRSLKRVPAVTAAPLAAIPHGSGRVLVMDDDRSIATVTASMLRTLGYTPDIVSDGEMAVERYLQALEMDEPYRAVVMDLTVPGGMGGAEALAQLREIDPRVCAVVMSGYADTGLLADYQQVGFAGRLAKPFSLRDLAVTLHDLLAAQGSRIRAH, encoded by the coding sequence GTGCAGACGACCCGAACCCAGCGCTGGCTGCGCATCTACGTGGGCAGCGTCATTGCTGCCGGTCTGGCGCTGCTGGCGACCGCCATTCCCACCGTGGGCGAGCGGCCGTACGCCTTCGCGGGCCTGCTGGCGCTCGCGGCGGCGCTCTCCGCGCTCAAGATCCACGTGCCGCTGGCGCGCGGGTGGGCCACCATGTCCACCTCCTTCGCTGCGCTCTTCGTGGCGATGCTGACGGTGGGCTTCGGCCCGGCGCTGGTCATCGCGGCGGTCTCGGGCTGGGTCCAATCGGCCTTCCACAGCAAGACGCGCTCGCCCGTGTGGCGGCACATGTTCAACAGCGCCATGCTGGTGCTGTCGGTCGGCGCGGCGGGCAGCACGTTCCTCCTGCTCGGCGGCCACCTGGGGCAACTCGATCAGGCGCTCGACATCGGCCCGCTGATCGGCGCCACGGCGGCCTACTTCCTCACCAACTCGCTGATCGTCTCGACCGCCGTCGCGGTGTCGACCGGGCAGGGCCTGTGGCGCTGCTGGCACGACAACTTCCTCTGGACCGCCCCGGGGTACTTCCTCACGGCCGCCGTGGTGTCGCTCGCGACGCTGGTCACCAAGTACCAGCGGTGGGATCTGGTGTTGTTCGTCCTGATCCCGGTCGGGTTCATCTACCACTCGTACAAGGTCTACTTCGGCCGCCTCCACGAGGAACAGAAGCGCGTGCAGGCGATGGCCGACCTCGAGGCCAGCGCCCGCGAGGACCTGGCGGCCGAGAAGGAACGCCTGGCGGTCACGCTCCGCTCGATCGGGGACGCGGTGATCACCACCGACCTGCAGGGGCGCGTCACCATGCTCAACGTGGTGGCCGAGCAGCTCACGGGCCGGACGCAGGACAAGGCGGTCGGCAAGGCCATCGACGACGTGTTGTGCCTGTGGGATCCCGAGGGGACGACGGTGCAGGAAGTGCCGGTGTCACGGATCCTCGAGACCGGCCGCATGCCCGACAGCGAGACCAACGCCTCGCTCATCGCGCCCGACGGCGCGCGCCTGTCGGTCAACCTCACCGGCGCGCCGATGTCGGACGGCGAGGGCCAGAAGGTCGGCGTCGTGCTCGTGGTGCGTGACGTCACCGAGAGCGTGCGCCTGACGCAGGAACGCGTGCGGGCCAGCAAGCTCGAGTCGCTCGGGGTGCTGGCCGGTGGCATCGCCCACGACTTCAACAACGTCCTGACCGCCGTGGTCGGCAACATCGCGCTGGCGCGCAGCGACGAGACGCTGTCGCGCGAGACGGCGACCTGGCTCGAGGAAGCCGAGCGCGCCTGCCTGCGGGCCCGCACGCTCACCCACCAGTTGCTGACGTTCTCGCGCGGCGGCGACCCGGTGAAGCGGCCGATGCACATCGGCCCGCTGGTGGACGCGACGGTGCGGTTCGCGGTGAGCGGGTCCAACGTGCGGTGCAGCGTCGAGGTGGCGCCCGACCTGTGGGCGGTCGAGGCCGACGAGGGCCAGATCGAGCAGGTGGTGCACAACATCGTGCTCAACGCCAAGCAGGCGATGCCGCGCGGCGGGCAGGTGCACGTCTCCTGCAGCAACGCGCGGCTGGCGCCGATGCCCGAGGTGCCGGGCGCGCCGCGCCAGTTCGTGCGCATCACGGTGCGCGACCACGGCGTCGGCATCCCGGCCGAGCACCTCGAGCGGATCTTCGACCCGTACTTCACGACCAAGCCGTCGGGCACCGGGCTCGGGCTGGCCGTGTCGCACGCGGTCATCAAGAACCACGGCGGGCTGCTGCAGGCCGAGTCGACGATCGGCAGCGGCACCAGCTTCCACATCCTGCTGCCGCGCTCGCTCAAGCGGGTACCGGCAGTGACGGCGGCGCCGCTGGCCGCGATCCCGCACGGGTCGGGCCGGGTGCTGGTGATGGACGACGACCGGTCGATCGCGACGGTGACCGCGTCGATGCTCCGGACGCTCGGCTACACGCCCGACATCGTGTCGGACGGCGAGATGGCCGTGGAGCGCTACCTGCAGGCGCTGGAGATGGACGAGCCGTACCGCGCGGTGGTGATGGACCTGACGGTGCCGGGCGGGATGGGCGGCGCCGAAGCGCTCGCCCAGCTGCGGGAGATCGACCCGCGCGTGTGCGCGGTGGTGATGAGCGGCTACGCCGACACGGGCCTGCTGGCCGACTACCAGCAGGTGGGCTTCGCGGGTCGGCTCGCCAAGCCCTTCTCGCTGCGCGACCTGGCGGTCACGCTGCACGACCTGCTGGCCGCCCAGGGCTCACGGATCCGGGCACATTGA
- a CDS encoding DUF1080 domain-containing protein codes for MRLLRTLPLALAVSAVLASTVAAQPAARPKLPGEDWVQIFNGKDLTGWQKIGDEQWNVEPGGILHGVAVTKAYGYLKTEKNYKDFQLAMHFKCDGDGNSGVFFHSEFKPGTPTITQGLQFEIDCQAMHHTGGLYGDGRNWIVWPAPENEMVVRRGEWNEYVLTVVGNRYIARLNGVQVVDFTDPQPKSFDGGIALQLHSGGNGDMKFREIWIRDLTQR; via the coding sequence ATGCGACTGCTCCGTACCCTTCCGCTCGCCCTGGCGGTCTCCGCCGTCCTCGCGTCCACCGTCGCCGCCCAGCCGGCGGCCCGTCCGAAGCTGCCCGGCGAGGACTGGGTCCAGATCTTCAACGGCAAGGACCTCACCGGCTGGCAGAAGATCGGCGACGAACAGTGGAACGTCGAGCCCGGCGGCATCCTGCACGGCGTCGCCGTGACCAAGGCCTACGGCTACCTGAAGACCGAGAAGAACTACAAGGACTTCCAGCTCGCCATGCACTTCAAGTGCGACGGCGACGGCAACAGCGGCGTGTTCTTCCACTCCGAGTTCAAGCCCGGCACGCCCACCATCACGCAGGGCCTGCAGTTCGAGATCGACTGCCAGGCGATGCACCACACCGGCGGCCTCTACGGCGACGGCCGCAACTGGATCGTGTGGCCCGCGCCCGAGAACGAGATGGTGGTCCGCCGCGGCGAGTGGAACGAGTACGTGCTGACGGTGGTCGGCAACCGCTACATCGCGCGGCTGAACGGCGTGCAGGTGGTCGACTTCACCGACCCGCAGCCCAAGTCGTTCGACGGCGGCATCGCGCTGCAGCTCCACTCGGGTGGCAACGGCGACATGAAGTTCCGCGAGATCTGGATTCGCGACCTGACGCAGCGGTAG
- a CDS encoding PAS domain S-box protein → MAAAAALPVAPRRILLVGNEPLVQQVLLAGSSGASSAVIAVPTLAEARACLATVPTDVIVSGLRLPDGLAVDLTTEAAAVPLLVLLAPGEEAMAPDLLRDATVDVLVKDDGGAYLALLSWRIDVARRLARDRAAAGRYHAEVLDSVADEIAVLDADGVITAVNRAWRTFGTENGAQPAVDHVGMNYLDVCRRAAATPTGGEAAVVADGLAAVLRGDSTHVELEYPCDSPTAPRWFSISITRLGGPRPGAVVAHRDITVRRLATAALRVSEQNLATMLQSIGDAVVATDAQGVITRMNPTAERLTGWPLAEALGRPLTDVLTIVDALTNTPAPNPVEEVLARGEVVGLASHTVLRRRDGEQRHIADSAAPIRDVTGAVVGVVMVFSDVTERYRSEQALRRAKELLDRTGELARVGGWEVDLETMRLTWTRETFRIAEIDSLVEPSLEEGINLFAPEARPVIAAAVQAASDTGTPYDLQLPIITAKGRHRWVQTQGFAERQGGRPVRLYGTFQDITERKAAEDALRASEQRLRDVVASTDGIVWEADAATFEFTSVSDYAERLLGYPTSDWLQPGFWASHIHPDDREWAVKYCVACTGRAEAHDFEYRFLARDGRYLWLRDIVRVVVEEGRPRWLRGLMVDITASRQAEQERLALEGRLAQAQKLESIGRLAGGVAHDFNNMLSVILGHAELALRQAPPSHPLHRDLSEIREAAQRSAGLTRQMLAFARKQAVMPRPLGIDDAIAGTLSLLRRLLGEDITLYWQPGGAWPVWFDPTQLDQILTNLCVNARDAISGVGTITISTRNVSLGPAEVAGGATAGDYVVVRVSDSGQGMDEATLANIFEPFYTTKPVGTGTGLGLAMVDGAVRQNGGFVTVSSQPGHGATFDVHLPRYVGAMQAHAVITPAEAPRQAPRARILLVEDDANILELVTHMLGNLGYVVLATSDPVEAIALAQAEDEPIELLLTDVIMPTMNGQELARAIRARWPRLEVLFMSGYTDDVIADRGLLAAGTHFLEKPFLAEDLDRAVKAALAPRGAA, encoded by the coding sequence ATGGCAGCCGCAGCGGCCCTCCCCGTCGCGCCCCGTCGCATCCTCCTCGTCGGGAACGAGCCCCTCGTGCAGCAGGTCCTGCTGGCGGGCTCGTCGGGGGCCTCGTCCGCCGTGATCGCCGTCCCGACGCTCGCCGAGGCGCGCGCCTGCCTGGCCACCGTACCCACCGACGTGATCGTGTCGGGCCTTCGATTGCCGGACGGCCTCGCGGTGGATCTCACGACCGAAGCGGCCGCCGTACCTCTCCTCGTCCTGCTGGCGCCGGGCGAGGAGGCGATGGCGCCCGACCTGCTCCGCGACGCGACCGTCGACGTGCTCGTCAAGGACGACGGTGGGGCGTACCTGGCGCTGCTGTCGTGGCGGATCGACGTGGCGCGTCGGCTGGCGCGTGACCGCGCGGCTGCCGGCCGGTATCACGCGGAGGTGCTCGACTCGGTGGCCGACGAGATTGCGGTGCTGGACGCCGACGGGGTCATCACCGCGGTCAACCGGGCCTGGCGGACGTTCGGCACGGAGAACGGGGCGCAGCCCGCCGTCGATCACGTCGGCATGAACTACCTCGACGTGTGCCGGCGCGCTGCGGCGACCCCGACGGGCGGCGAGGCGGCGGTCGTCGCCGACGGCCTGGCCGCGGTGCTGCGTGGCGACAGCACTCACGTCGAGCTCGAGTACCCCTGCGACAGCCCGACCGCGCCGCGCTGGTTCAGCATCTCGATCACCCGACTGGGCGGGCCGCGTCCCGGTGCGGTGGTCGCCCACCGCGACATCACGGTCCGCCGGCTCGCGACCGCCGCGCTTCGGGTCAGCGAGCAGAACCTCGCGACCATGCTGCAGTCGATCGGCGACGCGGTCGTGGCCACCGACGCGCAGGGCGTCATCACCCGGATGAACCCGACCGCCGAGCGGCTCACCGGCTGGCCGCTGGCCGAGGCGCTGGGCCGGCCGCTGACCGACGTGCTGACGATCGTCGACGCGCTCACCAACACGCCTGCTCCGAATCCGGTGGAGGAGGTGCTGGCGCGCGGCGAGGTCGTGGGGCTGGCCAGCCACACGGTGCTGCGCCGTCGCGACGGGGAACAGCGGCACATCGCCGACAGCGCCGCGCCGATCCGCGACGTCACCGGGGCGGTCGTCGGTGTCGTGATGGTGTTCAGCGACGTCACCGAGCGGTACCGATCCGAGCAGGCGCTGCGTCGCGCCAAGGAGTTGCTGGACCGCACCGGCGAGCTCGCGCGCGTCGGCGGCTGGGAGGTGGACCTCGAGACGATGCGGCTCACGTGGACCCGCGAGACGTTCCGCATCGCCGAGATCGACTCGCTCGTCGAGCCGTCGCTCGAGGAAGGCATCAACCTGTTCGCCCCCGAGGCGCGACCGGTGATCGCCGCGGCGGTGCAGGCGGCCTCCGACACCGGCACGCCCTACGACCTGCAACTGCCGATCATCACGGCCAAGGGCCGGCACCGGTGGGTGCAGACGCAGGGGTTCGCCGAGCGCCAGGGCGGGCGCCCGGTGCGCCTCTACGGCACGTTCCAGGACATCACCGAGCGGAAGGCGGCCGAGGACGCCCTGCGCGCCAGCGAACAGCGCCTCCGGGACGTCGTCGCCTCGACCGACGGCATCGTGTGGGAGGCCGACGCCGCGACCTTCGAGTTCACGTCGGTCAGCGACTACGCCGAGCGCCTGCTCGGGTACCCGACGAGCGACTGGCTCCAACCGGGGTTCTGGGCCTCGCACATCCACCCGGACGATCGCGAGTGGGCCGTGAAGTACTGCGTGGCCTGCACCGGCCGCGCCGAGGCGCACGACTTCGAGTACCGCTTCCTCGCCCGCGATGGTCGGTACCTGTGGCTCCGGGACATCGTGCGGGTCGTCGTCGAGGAGGGGCGGCCGCGCTGGCTGCGCGGGCTGATGGTCGACATCACGGCGAGTCGGCAGGCCGAGCAGGAGCGGCTGGCGCTCGAGGGACGCCTCGCCCAGGCGCAGAAGCTCGAGTCGATCGGCCGGCTGGCCGGCGGCGTGGCGCACGACTTCAACAACATGCTGTCGGTGATCCTGGGACACGCCGAACTGGCGCTACGACAGGCGCCGCCCTCGCACCCGTTGCACCGGGACCTCTCCGAGATCCGCGAGGCGGCGCAGCGGTCGGCGGGCCTGACGCGCCAGATGCTCGCCTTCGCCCGCAAGCAGGCCGTCATGCCGCGTCCCCTCGGCATCGACGACGCCATCGCCGGCACGTTGTCGCTGTTGCGACGCCTGCTCGGCGAGGACATCACGTTGTACTGGCAACCCGGCGGAGCGTGGCCGGTGTGGTTCGATCCGACGCAACTCGACCAGATCCTCACCAACCTGTGCGTCAACGCGCGCGACGCGATCAGCGGCGTCGGGACGATCACCATCAGCACCCGCAACGTGTCGCTCGGGCCGGCCGAGGTCGCGGGCGGCGCGACCGCGGGCGACTACGTCGTGGTGCGCGTGTCGGACTCGGGGCAGGGGATGGACGAGGCGACCCTGGCCAACATCTTCGAGCCCTTCTACACCACCAAGCCGGTCGGCACCGGGACGGGCCTCGGCCTGGCGATGGTGGATGGGGCAGTGCGCCAGAACGGCGGCTTCGTCACGGTGTCGAGCCAGCCGGGGCACGGGGCGACGTTCGACGTCCACCTGCCCCGGTATGTCGGGGCGATGCAGGCGCACGCGGTGATCACGCCTGCCGAGGCGCCACGGCAGGCGCCGAGGGCGAGGATCCTGCTCGTCGAGGACGACGCCAACATCCTCGAACTGGTCACCCACATGCTCGGCAACCTGGGGTACGTGGTGCTCGCCACGTCGGACCCCGTAGAGGCCATCGCCCTCGCGCAGGCGGAGGACGAGCCGATCGAACTGCTGCTGACCGACGTGATCATGCCCACCATGAACGGGCAGGAGCTGGCGCGGGCCATTCGCGCCCGCTGGCCGCGCCTCGAAGTGCTCTTCATGTCGGGATACACCGACGACGTGATCGCCGATCGCGGCCTGCTCGCCGCGGGTACGCACTTCCTCGAGAAGCCGTTCCTGGCCGAGGACCTCGACCGGGCCGTGAAGGCGGCGCTCGCGCCTCGCGGCGCTGCCTGA
- a CDS encoding arginyltransferase: MVATFIVYDELDRCPYLAGHVARLPLRVPARPLTRSEVDAALAAGDRRQGVFLYRPSCPACQACEPIRIPVAEFAPSATHRRTLRAGDAKFRLEVGRPVADDDRAALYARHKWGRGLTTAEDNDETTDVETYAAFLVETCCESVEFALYDGDKLVSVAVADRGDRSLSAVYCCFDPDYERYSPGTYTILKQWQYCASEGLEHLYLGLYVADSAHLSYKATFRPHERRIEGSWRRFDRSGSSTPSDDEARAS, from the coding sequence GTGGTCGCGACCTTCATCGTGTACGACGAGCTGGACCGGTGTCCCTACCTGGCCGGCCATGTGGCGCGGCTGCCGTTGCGGGTGCCGGCGCGTCCGCTGACGCGTTCCGAAGTGGACGCCGCCCTCGCCGCCGGCGACCGTCGCCAGGGTGTGTTCCTGTACCGCCCGAGCTGCCCGGCCTGCCAGGCGTGTGAGCCGATCCGGATCCCGGTGGCGGAGTTCGCGCCCTCGGCGACGCACCGGCGCACGCTGCGCGCCGGGGACGCGAAGTTCCGCCTGGAGGTGGGGCGGCCGGTCGCCGACGACGACCGCGCGGCGTTGTACGCGCGGCACAAGTGGGGCCGTGGCCTGACGACGGCCGAGGACAACGACGAGACGACCGACGTCGAGACGTATGCGGCGTTCCTGGTCGAGACCTGCTGCGAGAGCGTCGAGTTCGCGCTCTACGATGGCGACAAGCTGGTGTCGGTGGCGGTGGCCGACCGCGGCGACCGGTCGCTCTCGGCGGTGTACTGCTGCTTCGACCCGGACTACGAGCGGTACAGCCCCGGCACGTACACGATCCTCAAGCAGTGGCAGTACTGCGCGAGCGAGGGGCTCGAGCACCTCTACCTCGGGCTCTACGTCGCCGACTCGGCGCACCTCTCCTACAAGGCGACCTTCCGTCCGCACGAACGGCGGATCGAGGGCTCGTGGCGGCGCTTCGATCGTTCGGGGTCGTCGACGCCGTCCGACGACGAGGCGCGGGCGAGCTGA